A genomic segment from Truepera sp. encodes:
- a CDS encoding nucleoside hydrolase encodes MPIPIWLDCDPGHDDVIAIFLAAQRSELVGISVVSGNAPLAFTERNGLIACEVAGVAAPLHVGAAKPLVRPAEHAEYIHGETGLDGPTIPSITLEAARMPAVRALLDAAEKRDDLWLVAIGPLTNVALALMLEPALATRLEGISIMGGAYGPGNVTAAAEFNIWADPEAAQIVFESGANLVLAGLDVTHQFMMGRGRIAQIRALGTRTAEFSADLLDYFAAAYGRSYGGTPQGPLHDPCSVLAVTDPELFESEARHVVVECAGEHTRGMTVIDRRTGPRVQEPNTKLLTKVDDEAAFQVLMEALGASR; translated from the coding sequence ATGCCCATACCCATATGGCTGGACTGCGATCCCGGCCACGACGACGTCATCGCCATCTTCCTGGCCGCGCAGCGTTCCGAGCTCGTCGGCATCAGCGTCGTAAGCGGGAACGCGCCGCTCGCTTTCACCGAGCGCAACGGTCTGATCGCCTGCGAGGTGGCGGGCGTCGCGGCGCCGCTTCACGTCGGCGCCGCCAAGCCGCTCGTCAGACCCGCCGAGCACGCCGAATACATCCACGGGGAGACGGGCCTGGACGGCCCGACTATCCCGTCCATCACTCTCGAGGCCGCCAGGATGCCGGCCGTCAGGGCACTGCTCGACGCGGCGGAGAAGCGCGACGACCTGTGGCTCGTAGCGATAGGCCCGCTCACGAACGTGGCACTGGCGCTGATGCTCGAGCCCGCCCTGGCAACACGCCTCGAGGGCATCAGCATCATGGGTGGCGCTTACGGCCCGGGCAACGTCACCGCGGCGGCGGAGTTCAACATCTGGGCCGACCCGGAGGCGGCGCAGATCGTGTTCGAATCGGGCGCCAACCTCGTGCTGGCCGGGCTCGACGTCACCCACCAGTTCATGATGGGGCGCGGCCGCATAGCCCAAATAAGGGCGTTGGGCACGCGGACCGCGGAGTTCTCGGCCGATCTCCTCGACTACTTCGCGGCTGCTTACGGCCGCTCCTACGGCGGGACCCCACAGGGCCCGCTGCACGACCCCTGCTCCGTCCTGGCCGTCACCGACCCGGAACTGTTCGAGTCCGAGGCCCGCCATGTGGTGGTGGAGTGCGCGGGCGAGCACACCCGGGGCATGACGGTCATCGACAGGCGCACCGGCCCCCGCGTGCAGGAGCCGAACACCAAGCTGCTTACGAAGGTCGACGACGAGGCCGCCTTCCAGGTCCTCATGGAAGCGCTGGGGGCCTCCAGATGA
- the ftsE gene encoding cell division ATP-binding protein FtsE, whose translation MVEFRHVTKTYPRTHTHALKDVDFHIAKGEFVYVTGHSGAGKSTLLALMLRRIVPTEGTVAVAGNDVSRLPESRLPYLRRSIGMIFQDHRLLGHLSALENLTFALRAVGARGNHEQRAMTALRQVGLAHKRKAFPIELSLGEQQRVAAARALVTDAPLLLADEPTGNLDPDTALEIMELLDDINLRGTTILLATHARDLVDSYKRRTLVLRNGELVRDDARGGYSL comes from the coding sequence ATGGTCGAATTCCGCCACGTAACCAAGACCTACCCGCGCACGCACACGCACGCGCTGAAGGACGTCGACTTTCACATCGCCAAGGGCGAGTTCGTTTACGTTACCGGCCACTCGGGGGCCGGGAAGTCGACGCTGCTCGCGCTGATGCTCAGACGCATCGTGCCCACCGAGGGCACGGTCGCGGTGGCGGGCAACGACGTCTCGCGGCTGCCGGAATCGCGCTTGCCATACCTGCGGCGCAGCATCGGCATGATCTTCCAGGACCACCGCCTGTTGGGGCACCTCTCTGCACTCGAGAACCTCACGTTCGCGCTGCGCGCCGTCGGGGCGCGCGGGAACCACGAGCAGCGCGCCATGACCGCCCTACGGCAAGTGGGCCTGGCGCATAAGCGCAAGGCGTTCCCGATCGAACTCAGCCTGGGCGAACAGCAACGCGTGGCCGCCGCCCGCGCGCTGGTGACAGACGCGCCGTTGCTCCTCGCGGACGAACCCACGGGCAACTTAGACCCCGACACCGCCCTCGAGATCATGGAACTCCTCGACGACATCAACCTGCGCGGCACGACCATCCTGCTCGCCACCCACGCCAGAGACCTGGTCGACAGCTACAAGCGCCGCACCCTGGTGCTGCGCAACGGCGAACTGGTTCGCGACGACGCGCGTGGCGGGTACTCGCTGTAG
- a CDS encoding class I SAM-dependent rRNA methyltransferase produces MQRVKRSGDQPTLRVAPGLEAALRSGHPWLYRNHLPEHRLKGGEWVRVEAGRAAAYGLYDANGAIGVRLFGPERLTPAALARRVEVALELRAELPAAGNDAYRLLHGEGDFLPGIVCDRYGRYAVMKSYAASLDALLPDVAKEIGTRLRLKGVVLRSDRDDPDREEVEDGGRPAHDLTALWGEAPPPELTVSENHLRFVADPWRGQKTGMFLDQRDNRQLVRSLSSGRRVLNLFAYQGGFSVYALAGGARSVVSVDVSRAALEAAEENVRLNGPFEGEHSALAADVFASLPVWAEAEPRYDLVILDPPSLANAVTQRRRAWRAYLKLNRDAFRLVAPGGFLVTSSCTAQVGPEAFKEVVAEAALAAGVRAQVVAENGHATDHPVPLSFPEGRYLKFLALRVLA; encoded by the coding sequence GTGCAGCGAGTGAAACGGAGCGGCGACCAACCCACGCTGCGCGTTGCGCCGGGGCTCGAGGCTGCTTTGCGCTCCGGCCACCCGTGGCTTTATCGCAATCACCTGCCCGAGCACCGCCTCAAGGGTGGCGAATGGGTGCGGGTCGAGGCCGGACGGGCGGCGGCTTACGGCCTCTACGACGCCAACGGCGCCATCGGCGTGCGCCTCTTCGGCCCGGAGCGCTTGACGCCGGCGGCGCTCGCCCGCCGGGTGGAGGTGGCGCTCGAGCTGCGCGCGGAACTCCCCGCCGCCGGCAACGACGCCTACAGGCTGCTGCATGGCGAGGGCGACTTCCTGCCGGGCATCGTGTGCGACCGCTACGGGCGCTACGCGGTCATGAAGAGTTACGCGGCGTCGCTCGACGCCCTGCTGCCTGACGTGGCCAAGGAGATAGGAACCCGCCTGCGGCTCAAGGGCGTGGTGCTGAGGAGTGACCGCGATGATCCTGATCGGGAGGAGGTCGAGGACGGCGGCCGACCCGCTCACGACCTGACGGCCTTGTGGGGCGAGGCGCCGCCGCCCGAGCTGACCGTCAGCGAGAACCACCTACGCTTCGTGGCCGACCCGTGGCGCGGGCAGAAGACGGGGATGTTCCTCGATCAGCGCGACAACCGGCAGTTGGTGCGGAGCCTGTCTTCAGGCCGGCGGGTTCTGAACCTGTTCGCGTATCAGGGCGGTTTCAGCGTCTACGCTCTCGCGGGCGGGGCCAGGTCGGTCGTCAGCGTCGACGTCTCGCGGGCGGCACTCGAGGCCGCCGAGGAGAACGTGCGGCTAAACGGCCCGTTCGAGGGGGAACACAGCGCCCTCGCCGCCGACGTGTTCGCTTCGTTGCCCGTGTGGGCCGAGGCCGAGCCGCGCTACGACCTGGTCATCCTCGACCCGCCGTCTCTCGCGAACGCGGTCACGCAGAGGCGCCGGGCGTGGCGTGCCTACCTCAAGCTGAACCGCGACGCCTTCCGCTTGGTGGCGCCGGGCGGCTTCCTGGTGACGTCGTCGTGCACCGCGCAGGTCGGGCCGGAGGCCTTCAAGGAAGTGGTGGCCGAGGCGGCGCTCGCGGCCGGGGTGCGCGCTCAGGTGGTAGCGGAGAACGGGCACGCCACCGATCATCCCGTGCCGCTGTCGTTCCCCGAGGGGCGCTACCTCAAGTTCTTGGCGCTGCGAGTGTTGGCCTGA
- a CDS encoding phosphoribosylaminoimidazolesuccinocarboxamide synthase has translation MSPTRTALRYEGKAKKVFGTTDPARYIVEYKDDATAFNAQKRGTVKDKGVVNAAVSAHIFEFLARAGVPTHFEELLSPREQLVRAVTIVPLEVVVRNRAAGSFAQRYGVPEGGELFPVVVEWCLKNDALGDPPINDAAAVALGIVSPEDLEEMFELTVEVNELLKPYFAARGLDLVDFKLEFGLDDDGNVVLADEISPDTCRLWDASTGEKLDKDRFRRDLGGVEEAYQEVLRRVSQSVEGDDEIVARHVAGRDHELGHGHGEHDGDGHAHGEHAHDDHGHGEHAHYEQAHGEHVRGLSAGRTLRAEVDVMLRPSILDPQGRAVEATLHRLGHGNVSNVRIGKRISLDASGDRGAVLAQVEQLAKDLLSNPVMEDVTVMVEGGEG, from the coding sequence GTGAGCCCTACGCGAACGGCACTTCGTTACGAGGGGAAGGCCAAGAAGGTCTTCGGAACCACCGACCCGGCGCGCTACATCGTCGAGTACAAGGACGACGCCACGGCGTTCAACGCGCAGAAGCGCGGCACGGTAAAGGACAAGGGCGTGGTCAACGCCGCCGTGTCGGCGCACATCTTCGAGTTCCTCGCGCGGGCAGGGGTCCCGACTCACTTCGAGGAGCTGCTCTCGCCACGCGAGCAACTCGTGAGGGCCGTCACCATCGTGCCCCTCGAGGTCGTCGTGCGCAACCGCGCCGCCGGCTCCTTCGCGCAGCGGTACGGGGTGCCCGAGGGGGGCGAGCTGTTCCCCGTCGTGGTGGAGTGGTGCCTCAAGAACGACGCCTTGGGCGACCCGCCCATCAACGACGCCGCCGCGGTGGCGCTCGGCATCGTTTCGCCCGAGGACTTGGAGGAGATGTTCGAGCTGACCGTTGAGGTCAACGAACTCCTGAAACCGTACTTCGCGGCGCGTGGGCTCGACCTGGTGGACTTCAAGCTCGAGTTCGGGCTCGACGACGACGGCAACGTTGTGCTGGCCGACGAGATCAGCCCCGACACGTGCCGCCTGTGGGACGCTTCCACGGGCGAGAAGCTCGACAAGGACCGCTTCCGGCGTGACCTCGGCGGGGTCGAGGAGGCCTACCAGGAGGTCCTCAGGCGCGTATCGCAGAGCGTGGAGGGGGACGACGAGATCGTCGCGCGACACGTGGCGGGGCGCGACCACGAGCTCGGGCACGGTCACGGCGAGCACGACGGGGATGGCCACGCTCATGGTGAGCATGCCCATGATGACCACGGGCACGGCGAGCACGCTCATTACGAGCAAGCCCATGGCGAGCACGTCAGGGGCCTTTCGGCCGGCCGAACGCTCCGGGCGGAGGTCGACGTCATGCTCAGGCCGTCTATCCTCGACCCGCAAGGGCGGGCGGTGGAGGCCACGCTGCACCGCCTGGGGCACGGCAACGTGAGCAACGTGCGGATCGGCAAGCGCATCTCGCTTGATGCTAGTGGCGACCGCGGGGCGGTCCTCGCCCAGGTCGAGCAGCTCGCCAAGGACCTGCTCTCGAACCCGGTGATGGAGGACGTGACGGTCATGGTCGAGGGCGGGGAGGGCTGA
- a CDS encoding lysophospholipase, which yields MTPGPAKERLVGRDGVELALYRLRPAGRPEGALIIVHGYAEHATRHIDLARSAQEVGYDVFAPDLRGHGESPGVRGSVPGFGPSLADLHELFRLTRATDPELPVLLFGHSMGGAIALRYALDHPTEVTALALSSPFLKDAATRPAWLNRLAGVIARLLPNLPVASLDPAFISRDPEQVERYRSDPLVYHGGVRANAGHAMIEQGEALRARAHELVVPTLVIVGTSDSIADPEGSRELAAASDTVRLEEIAGGYHELHHDDAATGVPQKYRRLLVEWLQANTRSAKNLR from the coding sequence ATGACGCCCGGCCCGGCCAAGGAGAGGCTCGTGGGGCGCGACGGCGTCGAGCTGGCGCTCTATCGCCTGAGGCCGGCGGGCCGGCCCGAGGGCGCCCTCATCATCGTCCACGGTTACGCCGAACACGCCACGCGCCACATCGACCTCGCGCGCAGCGCGCAGGAGGTGGGCTACGACGTGTTCGCGCCCGACCTGAGGGGACACGGCGAGAGCCCCGGGGTGCGCGGCAGCGTGCCGGGCTTCGGACCGTCCCTGGCCGACCTGCACGAGCTCTTCCGCCTGACGCGCGCAACCGACCCGGAACTGCCGGTGCTCCTTTTCGGCCACTCGATGGGAGGCGCCATCGCCCTGCGCTACGCGCTCGACCACCCCACGGAGGTCACGGCGCTGGCTCTGTCGTCCCCCTTCCTCAAGGACGCCGCCACCCGCCCGGCCTGGCTGAACCGGCTGGCGGGCGTGATCGCGCGGCTGTTGCCGAACCTGCCGGTCGCCAGCCTCGACCCGGCGTTCATCTCTCGCGACCCCGAGCAAGTGGAGCGCTACCGCTCCGACCCGCTCGTGTACCACGGCGGGGTGCGCGCCAACGCCGGCCACGCCATGATCGAGCAGGGCGAGGCACTAAGGGCCCGCGCCCACGAGCTCGTGGTTCCCACGCTGGTGATCGTCGGAACGTCGGACAGCATCGCCGACCCCGAAGGCAGCCGCGAGCTCGCCGCCGCGAGCGACACGGTGAGGCTGGAGGAGATCGCGGGGGGCTACCACGAGCTGCACCACGACGACGCCGCCACCGGCGTGCCGCAGAAGTACCGCAGGCTCCTGGTCGAGTGGCTTCAGGCCAACACTCGCAGCGCCAAGAACTTGAGGTAG
- the gyrA gene encoding DNA gyrase subunit A — protein sequence MNEGQVVAVQITDEIKTSFINYAMSVIVERALPDVRDGLKPVQRRILFAMRQMGLASNRKHSKSAGVVGEVIGKYHPHGDSAIYDAMVRLAQDWNLRYRLVDGQGNFGSIDGDPAAAYRYTEARLTAFSEAMLADIEKETVSFRDNFDGQLQEPTVLPSAVPNLLVNGAAGIAVGMATNMAPHNLGEIVDALVAMIQNPAIDTAELMEHVQGPDFPTGGIIGRDGIRQAFETGRGSIRVRGRARIEDHTQKAAIVVTEIPYQVNKTSLIQTVAQLVRAKKIEDISNIRDESDRHGMRIVFEVKRGAIPQLVLNQLYKFTQLQTTFAVNNVVIVENAPRILSLKEMLRYYLDHRVVVVRRRSDFELRKARERAHILEGYLIALDNLDAVIALIRASKDGPEAKIGLMREFELSDPQAQAVLDMRLQRLTGLEREKINDEYRDLQEEIARLELILTDEVELWRVIRQELLDVRKQFADPRRTAITDLTDDIGKEDLIAEETVTVTLTRGGYIKRTAITAYRQQARGGRGATAAKVKEDDVNSILLVGSTHDFLLFFTDRGRVYREKIYDIPEFERAARGSHIRNLLPLTEGENVQTVLSLKSLDRDGYFVFATKGGLVKRTLIREYGNINVSGLVAINLLDGDELVAVRITDGQADIVLGTHKGQAIRFPESDARDTGRATQGVIGIRLRKGDAVVSLEAIAEGQKENAELLSVTEQGLGKRTALAEFPIQGRGGQGVIGHRLSDRTGAMVTLARVTGTEELFVLSENGILIRTAVSEISSYGRATQGVNIMRVGEGDGVVGAMVLPGEDELDKI from the coding sequence TTGAACGAGGGTCAAGTCGTCGCGGTCCAGATCACGGACGAGATCAAGACGAGCTTCATCAATTACGCCATGTCCGTCATCGTGGAGCGCGCGCTCCCCGACGTTCGCGACGGGCTCAAGCCGGTTCAGCGCCGCATCTTGTTCGCCATGCGGCAGATGGGCCTGGCGTCCAACCGCAAGCACTCGAAGAGCGCCGGCGTGGTCGGCGAGGTCATCGGCAAGTACCACCCGCACGGCGACAGCGCCATCTACGACGCCATGGTGCGGTTGGCGCAGGACTGGAACCTGCGTTACCGGCTGGTGGACGGGCAGGGGAACTTCGGCTCGATAGACGGTGACCCGGCCGCGGCCTACCGCTACACCGAGGCCCGCCTCACCGCCTTCTCCGAAGCCATGCTGGCGGACATCGAGAAGGAAACGGTCTCGTTCCGCGACAACTTCGACGGCCAGCTCCAGGAGCCCACCGTCCTGCCCTCGGCCGTACCGAACCTGCTCGTCAACGGCGCCGCGGGCATTGCCGTGGGCATGGCCACCAACATGGCCCCTCACAACCTGGGCGAGATAGTCGATGCGCTCGTCGCCATGATCCAGAACCCGGCCATCGATACGGCCGAGCTCATGGAGCACGTGCAGGGCCCCGACTTCCCCACGGGTGGCATCATCGGCCGCGACGGCATCAGGCAGGCGTTCGAGACGGGCCGCGGCAGCATCAGGGTGCGTGGCCGGGCGCGGATCGAGGACCACACGCAGAAGGCCGCCATCGTGGTCACCGAGATCCCCTACCAGGTCAACAAGACCTCGCTCATCCAGACGGTGGCGCAGCTCGTTCGCGCCAAGAAGATCGAGGACATCAGCAACATCCGTGACGAGTCGGACCGCCACGGCATGCGCATCGTGTTCGAGGTGAAGCGCGGCGCCATCCCGCAGCTCGTCCTCAACCAGCTCTACAAGTTCACGCAGTTGCAGACGACGTTCGCCGTGAACAACGTGGTCATCGTCGAGAACGCGCCGCGCATCCTCTCCCTCAAGGAGATGCTGCGCTACTACCTCGACCACCGCGTAGTGGTCGTGCGGCGCCGGTCCGACTTCGAGCTGAGGAAAGCGCGCGAGCGCGCCCATATCCTCGAGGGCTACCTCATCGCGCTCGACAACCTCGACGCGGTCATCGCCCTCATCCGCGCGTCCAAGGACGGGCCCGAGGCCAAGATCGGCCTCATGCGCGAGTTCGAGCTGTCGGACCCGCAGGCGCAGGCCGTGCTCGACATGCGCCTGCAGCGCCTCACCGGGCTCGAGCGCGAGAAGATCAACGACGAGTACCGCGACCTGCAAGAAGAGATAGCCCGCCTCGAGCTCATCCTCACCGACGAGGTCGAGCTCTGGCGCGTCATCCGCCAGGAGCTGCTCGACGTCAGGAAGCAGTTCGCCGATCCGCGCCGCACGGCCATAACGGACCTGACGGACGACATCGGCAAGGAAGACCTGATCGCCGAGGAGACGGTGACGGTCACGCTCACGCGCGGGGGTTACATCAAGCGCACGGCCATCACGGCCTACCGGCAGCAGGCGCGCGGTGGCCGCGGCGCAACCGCCGCCAAGGTCAAGGAGGACGACGTCAACTCCATCCTCCTCGTAGGCAGCACCCACGACTTCCTCCTCTTCTTCACCGACCGGGGCCGCGTCTACCGCGAGAAGATCTACGACATCCCCGAGTTCGAGCGCGCCGCCCGCGGCAGTCACATCCGCAACCTGCTCCCCCTCACCGAGGGCGAGAACGTGCAGACGGTGCTGTCTCTCAAGAGCCTCGACCGCGACGGCTACTTCGTGTTCGCCACCAAGGGCGGCCTCGTCAAGCGCACGCTCATCCGCGAGTACGGCAACATCAACGTTTCCGGGCTGGTGGCCATCAACCTGCTGGACGGTGACGAGCTGGTCGCCGTGCGCATCACCGACGGCCAGGCCGACATAGTGCTGGGAACACACAAGGGTCAGGCGATCCGCTTCCCGGAGAGCGACGCGCGCGATACCGGGCGCGCCACCCAGGGGGTCATCGGGATCAGGCTGCGCAAGGGAGACGCGGTGGTCAGCCTCGAGGCGATAGCCGAGGGCCAGAAGGAGAACGCCGAGCTGCTGAGCGTCACGGAGCAGGGATTAGGCAAGCGCACCGCGCTCGCCGAGTTCCCCATCCAGGGGCGCGGTGGCCAGGGCGTCATCGGGCACCGCCTCTCGGACCGGACGGGCGCCATGGTCACCCTCGCTCGCGTCACCGGCACCGAGGAACTGTTCGTACTCTCGGAGAACGGCATCCTGATTCGCACCGCGGTCAGCGAGATCAGCTCGTACGGGCGCGCCACCCAGGGCGTCAACATCATGCGCGTGGGCGAGGGCGACGGCGTCGTTGGCGCCATGGTCCTGCCAGGCGAGGACGAGCTCGACAAGATCTGA
- the purB gene encoding adenylosuccinate lyase, producing the protein MLERYSTPDMRRLWSEAERYRTWLEVELAAMEAWEELGEVPRGTAGGLRRAALANPLDEAFAARVTQIEEETRHDIVAFTRALSERLGEGARFVHFGLTSTDVVDTAQNLILSRALDTVLEAVRAVHRRLLDLAQRHRHLPAIGRTHGVHAEPMTFGLKFLNFAAAFERDERRLASAKLGIEVAMLSGSVGTFAHVPPQVEEAVARSLGLAPDPITNQTVARDRHAEVMAALAILGTSVERVALEIRHLQRTEVAEAQEGFGKGQTGSSSMPHKKNPIASENLMGVARIMRSNLQAALENVALWHERDISHSSAERVILPDTTMLAVYALRRLDAVLEGLVVHERRVTENLDALHGLVYSQRVLHLLIEAGMSREAAYSLVQDASLRCWETGEHLRDLLAAAPGLPLSAEQLAAAFDPGWYLRFVDDIFARNGL; encoded by the coding sequence ATGCTAGAGCGCTACTCCACTCCCGACATGCGCCGCCTGTGGAGCGAGGCGGAACGCTACCGCACGTGGCTCGAGGTCGAGCTGGCGGCCATGGAGGCGTGGGAGGAACTCGGCGAGGTGCCCCGTGGCACGGCCGGCGGGTTGCGCCGCGCGGCCCTGGCCAACCCTCTCGACGAGGCCTTCGCCGCGCGCGTGACCCAGATCGAGGAGGAGACGCGGCACGACATCGTCGCGTTCACCCGCGCGCTCAGCGAACGTCTGGGCGAGGGGGCGCGTTTCGTGCACTTCGGCCTCACCAGCACCGACGTGGTCGATACGGCCCAGAACCTCATCCTGAGCCGGGCCCTCGACACCGTCCTGGAGGCGGTGCGGGCGGTCCATCGGCGGCTCCTCGACCTCGCCCAGCGCCATCGCCACCTGCCGGCCATCGGTCGCACGCATGGCGTCCACGCCGAGCCGATGACGTTCGGGCTCAAGTTCCTCAACTTCGCCGCCGCCTTCGAGCGCGACGAGCGGCGGTTGGCGAGCGCGAAGCTGGGCATCGAGGTGGCCATGCTCTCGGGTTCAGTGGGCACCTTCGCGCACGTGCCGCCGCAAGTTGAGGAGGCGGTCGCGCGCTCACTGGGCCTGGCGCCCGACCCCATCACCAACCAGACGGTGGCGCGTGACCGTCACGCGGAGGTGATGGCGGCCCTCGCAATCCTCGGCACCAGCGTCGAGCGCGTGGCCCTCGAGATCAGGCACCTGCAACGCACCGAGGTGGCGGAAGCGCAGGAGGGGTTCGGCAAGGGCCAAACGGGCTCCTCCTCGATGCCGCACAAGAAGAACCCCATCGCCAGCGAGAACCTCATGGGCGTCGCCCGGATCATGCGCTCCAACCTTCAGGCCGCCCTGGAGAACGTCGCTCTGTGGCACGAACGCGACATCAGCCACTCCTCCGCCGAGCGCGTGATCCTCCCGGACACGACCATGCTCGCCGTCTACGCCCTCAGGCGCCTTGACGCCGTGCTCGAGGGTCTCGTGGTGCACGAGCGGCGCGTGACGGAGAACCTGGACGCCCTGCATGGGCTCGTCTACTCGCAGAGGGTGCTGCACCTGCTGATCGAGGCAGGCATGAGCCGCGAGGCCGCCTACTCCTTGGTGCAAGACGCCAGCCTACGGTGCTGGGAGACGGGCGAACACTTGCGTGACCTGCTGGCGGCCGCACCCGGCCTGCCCCTCAGCGCCGAGCAGCTGGCCGCGGCGTTCGACCCCGGCTGGTACCTCCGCTTCGTGGACGACATCTTCGCTCGTAACGGCCTCTGA
- a CDS encoding PatB family C-S lyase has protein sequence MTHHPYDDVSLESLRARPGAKWQVFPGDVLPLWVAEMDFPIADSIKQAIGANLSANDLGYTVGVGVPGLRDAVAERLTVKHGLPLEPDQVALLPTTGVGLGLAARAFAGPGDEVLLLTPLYPPFKHAVENAGRVPVEVELVNGDDGYSIDFGALEAAVSPASRLLMLCSPHNPVGKVFTREELGRLADFALRHNLWVVSDELHADLLFDGKHVPIASISPEIGARTVTLYGPTKAFNIPGLKISFAVSSNPGLLERLSAAGKGLVPAPNVLAQVATVGAYRGGSEWLAYTLDYLRGNRELVVSFVNENLTGVGLHVPAATYLAWLDLRSKGLGDKPAAVLAERAKVGLNEGADFGLGGAGFVRLNFATSRPILRLALERLASVLGEQA, from the coding sequence ATGACGCATCACCCCTACGACGACGTCTCCCTCGAGTCGCTCCGGGCCCGGCCAGGCGCGAAGTGGCAGGTGTTCCCAGGCGACGTGCTGCCGCTTTGGGTAGCGGAGATGGACTTCCCCATCGCAGACTCCATCAAGCAGGCGATCGGGGCGAACCTGAGCGCCAACGACCTGGGCTACACCGTCGGAGTCGGCGTGCCCGGCCTGCGTGACGCGGTCGCCGAGCGCTTGACCGTCAAGCACGGCCTGCCCCTGGAGCCCGACCAGGTCGCCCTGTTACCCACGACCGGCGTCGGCCTCGGCCTGGCCGCCCGGGCGTTCGCCGGCCCGGGTGACGAAGTGCTGCTGCTCACCCCCCTCTACCCGCCCTTCAAGCACGCGGTGGAGAACGCCGGCAGGGTGCCGGTCGAGGTGGAGTTGGTAAACGGCGACGACGGTTACTCCATCGATTTCGGCGCCCTCGAGGCGGCCGTCTCTCCCGCGAGCAGGCTGCTCATGCTGTGCAGCCCGCACAACCCCGTGGGCAAGGTCTTCACGCGTGAGGAGCTCGGACGGCTCGCCGACTTCGCGCTCCGCCACAACCTTTGGGTCGTCAGCGACGAACTGCACGCCGACCTGCTCTTCGACGGTAAGCACGTTCCTATCGCGAGTATCTCGCCCGAGATCGGCGCGCGCACCGTGACTCTCTACGGGCCCACCAAGGCGTTCAACATCCCCGGCCTCAAGATCTCCTTCGCCGTCTCCAGCAACCCCGGTCTGCTCGAGCGCCTGAGCGCCGCAGGCAAGGGCCTCGTGCCCGCACCCAACGTCCTCGCTCAGGTCGCGACCGTGGGCGCCTACCGCGGTGGGAGCGAGTGGCTCGCCTACACGCTCGATTACCTGCGCGGCAACCGCGAGCTGGTCGTGAGCTTCGTCAACGAGAACCTTACCGGCGTGGGCCTCCACGTTCCGGCCGCCACCTACCTGGCTTGGCTCGACCTGCGCTCCAAGGGATTGGGCGACAAGCCCGCCGCCGTGCTGGCCGAACGCGCCAAGGTGGGCCTGAACGAGGGCGCCGACTTCGGCCTTGGTGGAGCCGGCTTCGTGCGCCTCAACTTCGCCACCTCACGCCCCATCCTGCGCCTGGCGCTGGAGCGCCTGGCGAGCGTCCTGGGCGAGCAGGCCTGA
- a CDS encoding alpha/beta hydrolase-fold protein, with protein sequence MRANVEVPDWARRLVSDDTDMTRAARPLNPATTPQVEFDFPDDGYYEYGFMDERGRLHADPGNALRANNPWYPEVSALTGPRYAADPYAALDRSLERGHTSRLRLTSTALNGQLRRATVYTPLGHEGAELPLVVAQDGVAFNRLAGLHLVGEQLAARGESRPARFLFVEPVDRNSEYAYSTEYLDFLFEELLPKVEAENPGTGERVWLGASLGGLAAAAAALARPDLATSVVTFSGAFVGDPESMDFYSSRDSWLLERLADPQAAPPPRWYLEVGTIEWLNDVNRRVAAALDGRGVDVALTERHAGHNWTNWRNGMASALRFVLRP encoded by the coding sequence ATGCGAGCGAACGTGGAGGTGCCCGACTGGGCGCGGCGACTCGTCTCCGACGACACCGACATGACACGCGCGGCAAGGCCGCTTAACCCGGCCACGACTCCCCAGGTCGAGTTCGACTTTCCCGATGACGGCTACTACGAGTACGGCTTCATGGATGAGCGGGGCCGGTTGCACGCCGACCCGGGGAACGCGCTCAGGGCGAACAACCCCTGGTACCCGGAGGTGAGCGCGCTCACTGGGCCCCGCTACGCCGCCGACCCGTACGCCGCCCTCGACCGGTCCCTGGAGCGCGGTCACACCTCGAGGCTGAGGCTGACGAGCACCGCGTTGAACGGTCAGCTCAGGCGAGCGACGGTGTACACGCCGCTCGGTCACGAGGGCGCCGAGTTGCCCCTCGTCGTCGCGCAAGACGGCGTGGCCTTCAACCGCCTGGCCGGGCTCCACCTGGTGGGCGAGCAACTGGCGGCGCGTGGCGAGTCCAGGCCGGCACGCTTCTTGTTCGTCGAACCCGTGGACCGGAACAGTGAGTACGCGTACTCCACCGAGTATCTGGACTTCCTGTTCGAGGAACTTCTTCCCAAGGTCGAGGCCGAGAACCCCGGGACCGGCGAGCGCGTGTGGCTGGGCGCGAGCTTGGGCGGGCTGGCGGCGGCCGCGGCCGCCCTGGCGCGGCCGGACCTGGCGACGAGCGTGGTCACGTTCTCGGGGGCGTTCGTGGGCGATCCGGAGAGCATGGACTTCTACTCGTCGCGAGACTCCTGGCTCCTGGAGCGCCTCGCAGATCCGCAAGCCGCACCGCCGCCGCGCTGGTACCTCGAGGTGGGCACCATCGAGTGGCTCAACGACGTCAATCGGCGCGTGGCGGCCGCGCTCGACGGCCGCGGAGTCGACGTGGCCCTCACCGAGCGCCACGCCGGGCACAACTGGACAAACTGGCGCAACGGCATGGCGTCGGCGCTCAGGTTCGTGCTCAGGCCCTGA